The DNA segment AAACTCCAGCTCTGGGTCCAACTAAAAATTGTGGCAAATATCAGAAAATTAACTGATTTCAGAATGAAGGAATGACTGAAGTTATTTGTTTCAAATAgaataaattgttttttctttacaAGATCTATTATCTACCAGATAAATTGTAAGACAATGCAGAAATTACTCAATAAAGGAAACAGAGTAAAGAAGATAAGAAGTCAGATATGATGTGTAGTTCTTCATTTAGAGTGAAACCAGAGTATTATAATATGAAGCCAATCACATACACAAACTACGTGGACCTTCAATTGCATGTGATTTCTTCATAATTATAAtacaatataaacaaaaaaatctgAAAGGATGAATACAATGTCAAATGTTAAGGGaagaaaattttgaataaatgaaTATGAGGTAATGCAGTATGTTCAACGCAGCCTACAAGGTTGTAAACATCCTTTCCGGTTAATCTATACCTGTAAGAAATCTTCCTGCTTAAAAGGATTAGCACCTGGAGATGGATACCAAACCTGCAACAGTAAACTTCCATGTAAAAAATTATCAGACAGAGTAAAAAGGAAATACACCACAGGGTGAATCAAGAGTTAAAAACCTAGTCAAATTTAGGGAAGTACATACAGCGAATaggaaagatcttaacagtttACCTGCATTCCCCGATGACCATAATCTAACCATGAAACTTCTTCAATCAAATTTGTTTTATCCTCAGACTGGCCACAGGTGACCCAAAACAGTTCGACCGAATCAGTAAGATTTCTCTCCCGTCCATCATCCAGATCAAGAAGTGAAAGCTCCCCGTTTGCCCTCAATATCAAACATCTAGAACAAAAAACACTTTCATGAGGAATGTAATGTGAAAATATAAGCCCACCTCCTCCTGCATTGGATGCTTCCATCCTAGTTAATTTTTCTTAGCACAAAacaataaggaaaaaaaatttctCAAGATGAATTATTAGTTAGAGAAAAATAGCACTAAGGACAGCAACAAAATTAGAGAAATAGCGAACCAAATTGGAGAAAGTAAGTAAGGCTGTTCACAAGAACATATACCTAGCTGGCTCTCTTGTTAATGAATCTGATGAAACTGAACTGTAATTGTTTGAAATAGATTCTCTTGGAAGTTGATCAGGAATGAATCGCATCGCAGCAGGATGGCTCTTGGCAGTCATAATTGAAAGTTCTCGTACTGCAGAAAGCTGTTTGTCATGTTATCACTTAAAAATGTATAACAATGCAGGATTTATAGAagaaaacttaaataaataaaaagggcATAACAAGCAATAGTCTTACTTGAGGCCAAAAAAAGTAGAAGAACTATTTGAAAGTATGCATTTACCTGTAAATCTGGACTTCCTGAAGGAGATAATTCACCAAATAATTTCACATGGAATATGTGGACATCAAATGGTCTATAAGTAAGCAGCATATGATCTTGGTACACATCCATCACCATTGGTTTAGCAAGCAACGGTTTTCGACAGAGTAATGAACTTTGATCAAGGTGATATCTTGGGTAAAAGAGCAATTCATACCTGAAGATAAAATGAGGAGACACAAGAGACAGTGGATTTAGAACAAAATGGTGTTGCATAATGCTACAAAAAGACATAATTTAAATGAGACCTATTTCTTTTCTTGTGTGTGGACATCTACTAGAATTAGGCTTTTTCATACATGTACATTGCTCAACACCACTTGATTATGAAAGATATTTTGACTAGCACTAAAATTTGTGAAGCATCAACAACATGTAACATGTTAAGTGACAAGAGTATCTCACGTGTTGGATGAATCAACATAGTTGCAGACAACAACAATTTTGCCCAGCCATAACAAGCCTTTACACTGAATCTTTTGCTCTTGAGTAACATCTCCAAATACTCTCCATCTTTTCAGTCGTATGTCATACAATATCAAACCATGAAGACCAGCAATAGCTAAGTACATCCCATCCTGGCTGGCTGCCACATGTTGAACAGGCCAGTTTTGGGAAATATAAGAAACCTGCACAAGCTTTTCAACTTTAGAAGGGATTTCCATACAGCAAATTACATGTTCACAATTTGACAATCAAACACGTAACTGGAAGCTTAAGATGTAGCATTTTAAGTTCATCCGTCTCTTCTGACTGCACAATGAGTAGACGGTCTTCTCCATAAATCACTTGACGGATATATGTAGTGCCTGAAACACCTCTGCTAAGACAGCATTTCCCAAATGAGAACGATAGAATTCTCTCGGAACACCCCTCCTCAATAGCATAAAGTCTATATCCATATTCATCCCACTGCATCAGTGAGGTACCACCCATCAATGATTCATACTTACAATCATGGTTTGATTTAGCAATTGGGGAAGACATGGAACTTAAGCCTATTTGTCGGACAGTTGACATCAAGCGACAACCAGAAACGGACCAAACTGTAAGCCCTCTTAACTTCCACCCGACTGCAAAAGCGGAATTATCGGGTGTCCAAGCAATGCAACTAACAGGACCAGTGTCATCCATTGAATATCTGCAATTTAATATTTCAAGCCATCAAACCAAACTCCATctaaataaaaggaaaatactctCTAGAGTGAGTTTGTATCTAAAGTGCACAAGAGTGTATCCACACTTGATCTTAAAAAAGTATATCATGATCTTACCCACTCAAATTCAATGGTGGATACATCCTTATTTGTGCAATTTATAGATAAGCTCATTTTAGAGGAGCCTTATCTGTAAATGACATTCAACACAAGTCCCAATATACTGTAAGATAGAGATAACTATAGTCATATGTCTTCTTACACTCTGAAATTGCATGCATTCAATAGACAGCAAagaaatgtaattttataatgACTGGTTTTGGATAACTATGGTCATTGCTGATCTTTCCAATAATGTTAACTGTGACTATATActttcaaaacataaaaaaaaagtaataaaaatgaGATAGCATTAACATCAAGGATACATAACACAACATTAGACCGGGTATTTATTCATAATCTTTGAGAGAACTTGTGTGTCAAGCTTGGAAAAGTATATCATGAAGGTTTCAATCTGATACTGATTCCTTAGATGTATAATAAACAAAACTTACCCCCAGTCATACAAAGAGACTGCACGTATAAGTGATACTGATTCTGCCAAATCATACAACTCCACTGTTCCTCTTTTAGTACCAACAGCAAGAATTTGCTGCTCTAGAGCTACTGAGGCACAGACAGCATCCCCACCAGACAACCTCTTTTCTGCTTTGATACAGTCAACTTGCTTTAGGCCTTTTTTACTCACAGAACATGAGACAAGTTGCCCATCAGAATACAAGACAAATAGCAACCTCAATGGAAGGCAAAGTTCAAGTTGATTGATTTCAGACTTTTTAGGAATAACATGGTTGAACATAACAGACTTCGGTTGAGTTTTAGGAGAAAGACCATTCTCTAGTGTAGGTGGCAGTTGAGAACTGTCAAAGCTAGCAGTGGGTTGTGGATCAAATTCAAAAGCCCCAAAGAACTGTTCAGGAGATCAAAAAATCATAGtaatattgttaaaaaaaattattgtattacaTGGCTGAATATTGCTGGATATCAATGATCATACAATGTCCAAAATTGTTTAGTCGAGTATTTTAAATTACCTCCCCTTTCCAAGACATGCTGTATAAAGTTCCATCAGAAAGTCCGAGTAACATATGTTTGTTATCACAGACAATATTGCTCCTGGCAAAACAGTAGAATAAAAAGAAGTATCAAAATCACACTGCAAATGGCTTCAGATTTAAACTATGATACAGAGTGAAGCACAGAAAGTTGACACTTTCTAGGAAACATTGAGGAATTAGAAGTTTATAACTTGGTATGGCCAGTGGGTTAAAAAGAGATCGTGTAGGAAACATTGAGGAATTAGAAGTTTATAACTTGGTATGGCCAGTGGGTTAAAAAGAGATCGTGTAGACACCCAATTGTGATAATAATTAATAACCCATAATATGACACATACCGTTGATACCAATAGTTACTTTGTAAAGCATTGGCCCTTACACAATCAAATGGATACAGACTTTTACAAGAGGCATATTCTTCAGAGCTAATACAATACTCCTTCTactttttatttacaaatacCTATACTCTTTACTTCTCTCTTCATTTCCTATCTATCAGGAAGACATTACACTCAATTTCAACTATCACAAACTAATAAACATACGTTTTGTTGGTTTTGTAAAATGGACGATATACAatttttaattactaaaaaaaactCTATTCAATTCACATTCCACAATCCATACCAGTAGGAGTCTAATACTTTTGTTCAATCAAACTAATTCATTTCATATAGatgaagaaaattataaaatcaaaacGAGAAGGAAACTTACACAGACAAATCCTTTACTGCAAAAGGAACTTGCTCTGTAAGCAGAAGAGAAATGATAGCAAGGCACAAAGCAGGTGGATGTCTCCCACCAGTGTGTATTCTTTTATCCGAGAACTGGACtttgaaaatatgaagaaaGAAGCTAGATGTCTGCAGATGGAAAATATAGAAGCATAAGGAAGATGAATATGACTGGATGATTTATACTTAGAAAGTAAAGTTGGTCATTCATTAATCATATATCAAAAGACTAGCAAACTTACAAGAATAGCAATTAATTTGGCATCAGGGCTCCACACGGCCTGCAAGTTTTCTCCTTCCCTCTGCAATGAATCTGAATCTCTCTTGTACTTCCCCAATCTCACTCTATGCTGAACCaacaaaaaatcataaacactGTTAAGCCCAAACTCTTTATACCACATTACAGCAATCATCCCCATATATCCCATGAAACCCACTTCATCTTTCatcctaaaatttaaaaataaatatatacccATTATACTTAACTTCAATTACCCACATTTCAGAAACTCACCTCCATCAAAACCCAGTTAACATTTtttcccaaaaaaaaaaaaatattaacacaaTTGAGTATAATCACAAATTCCCAATAAACTCGCATTAATGAAAACCAGTCCACACACAaaaacaacacacacacattGATTCAAACACCCACATTTAAGAATCCCACCTCCAGGAAAACCCATATCAATTCTctcaaaaaacaaaagaatttatACAGAACCCAACCACACAACCGGTAAAACACGGATCCATGTACCTGGGAAGTGCTCCAAAGTTCAAAGTGAGTGGGGGAGACAACGAGCAACGTGCGATTGATGACTTTGAGGTACACAATCTTGTGTGCAGATGCACACAGTCCTTGCTCGAGAAGGATGACCTGAGGCCACCCATATGCCATATACATGTTTTTCCTCTTGTCTTCTCAGATTTGGTTGTGATTGTTACAATCTGTGACGGATCTAGAATAAGCAGAGCGATATGAGGAACTGCAAAACCGAGATCATGAGCATTTCCTAAGGACGCTAATTGTTCAGCTTTGATCCACGATTCGGATTTGCGATTGGAACAACAACAACCAAGTTCAACTACAAGGCCACCCCAACAACACActgaaaattaaattagaatatCGTTTTTCTCACAGAAAATTGTATGCATAGTAATactcataaataataaattaataacaatTCATCTCTATACATCAATCTATATGCCacgtaataaatattttctattaatttaCATTGCCATacaattcaaatatatatatatatatatgtatatatgtatgtatgattttaattttaatacgtgattaagttgttttaatttatcataaatttttatatttgtagaATTTTACCTTTTAATTCCTATTCTTAAAATTTACCACCTATAGTCTTTTcatgtataattttattttctaattttatacgtatttttttgtttaattttataaaatattaaaaatagtatatataaagattaaaataaaaacttaaagtgtaagtataaataaaaattatattattttataaattattggaCTATTAACTAATTAAGATCACTTATAAAAGATAATTTACGATTAAATGGTtgcttatatataaataaaagtcttagatattattatatattaatagattttgttagatattttaatgcataaaatatattttgcttatatataaataaaagtatgaaatattattatatattattagatatttttaTGTGTGTAGGGTATATTTTTGTTTCATATAAACATAACTTTAtgagagagttttttttttattttaataaaattaaaagattgttttttctttatctatggAAATTATTTAGATTTCCCATTTcgaaatcaatttttttctatttgtggAATGTgtaatttaaagaaaattataaattctGGATAAAATTTTAGGAaagtgtaaatttttttaaagattttattcATTTCATTGTAAAGGAAGGTACGAAAAGTAATTATGGAGTGCAAATGCAAAAGCTTTTATTTTATTGACTTGGGGCTGATGAATGTGtatgttattttttgttaatgGGCTTCACCCAATTTTAGCTTTAggactgcttcttcctgcacctccatatgttcTTGTGCCACCTCCATATAAAATGTGAACATTTTATCTGTCACCTCatcgatatatatatatatatatatatatatatatatatatatatttcgtACTACATCATCCGGAAGCTAATTTTGGATTTGGAAATAGCTtacggattatgtaatccaaaatatatttttaaaataatccgAAAGTCTGGATTTGAGAGTAGCTTCCGGAATATGTAATTTGGAAACGCAtttaaaaaaagactttcagattaaaattcaaaaataaatctcATATTAGAAAAgccttccgaattatgtaatccaaaaaactaatcatgcatctCAAAAAGACttatagattacataatccgaaagctaattacaaattcaaaaaaaaaataacttatattatgtaatctgaaatattACATAAGAACGTTTTTggaatacaaaaatttatttatggaAGTGAGATAATAACAtttggaggtgcaggaagaaacaatt comes from the Phaseolus vulgaris cultivar G19833 chromosome 8, P. vulgaris v2.0, whole genome shotgun sequence genome and includes:
- the LOC137823759 gene encoding uncharacterized protein, whose product is MYMAYGWPQVILLEQGLCASAHKIVYLKVINRTLLVVSPTHFELWSTSQHRVRLGKYKRDSDSLQREGENLQAVWSPDAKLIAILTSSFFLHIFKVQFSDKRIHTGGRHPPALCLAIISLLLTEQVPFAVKDLSVSNIVCDNKHMLLGLSDGTLYSMSWKGEFFGAFEFDPQPTASFDSSQLPPTLENGLSPKTQPKSVMFNHVIPKKSEINQLELCLPLRLLFVLYSDGQLVSCSVSKKGLKQVDCIKAEKRLSGGDAVCASVALEQQILAVGTKRGTVELYDLAESVSLIRAVSLYDWGYSMDDTGPVSCIAWTPDNSAFAVGWKLRGLTVWSVSGCRLMSTVRQIGLSSMSSPIAKSNHDCKYESLMGGTSLMQWDEYGYRLYAIEEGCSERILSFSFGKCCLSRGVSGTTYIRQVIYGEDRLLIVQSEETDELKMLHLKLPVSYISQNWPVQHVAASQDGMYLAIAGLHGLILYDIRLKRWRVFGDVTQEQKIQCKGLLWLGKIVVVCNYVDSSNTYELLFYPRYHLDQSSLLCRKPLLAKPMVMDVYQDHMLLTYRPFDVHIFHVKLFGELSPSGSPDLQLSAVRELSIMTAKSHPAAMRFIPDQLPRESISNNYSSVSSDSLTREPARCLILRANGELSLLDLDDGRERNLTDSVELFWVTCGQSEDKTNLIEEVSWLDYGHRGMQVWYPSPGANPFKQEDFLQLDPELEFDREVYPLGLLPNAGVVVGVSQRMSFSSSAEFPCFEPSPQAQTILHCLLRHLLQRDKIEEALRLAELSAEKPHFSHCLEWLLFTVFEADISRPNVNKNQISVVKPVKSSLLEKTCDLIRNFPEYLDVVVSVARKTDGRHWADLFAAAGRSTELFEECFQGRWYRTAACYILVIAKLEGPAVSQYCALRLLQATLDESLYELAGELVRFLLRSGREHDQASADSDKLSPRFLGYFLFRSSERKQSLDKSSSFKEQSAHVTSVKNILENHASYLMAGKELSKLVAFVKGTQFGLVEYLQREREGSARLENFASGLELISQKFQMGTLQSRLDADFLLAHMCSVKFKEWIVVLATLLRRSEVLFDLFSHDVRLWKTYSTTMESHPAFTEYQDLLADLEERLSSVPNVERN